One window from the genome of Nicotiana sylvestris chromosome 9, ASM39365v2, whole genome shotgun sequence encodes:
- the LOC138878428 gene encoding uncharacterized protein, whose translation MAVGGDGTSTGTGLEDIPANVSQFRSDASIPVADPTRVSTAVIDQHHPLFLQPSDTPGSSLISIKLIGYENYALWSSSMRVSLLGKSKVGFVDGRYSKDKFDVSLHELWEKCNAIVLSWIMNPMRTELLSGMVYATSAHKVWSDLRESFEKVNGSRVLYLHKQIATLSQGISSLSSYFAKLKELWAEFDARMPCPGCGCEESKRYVEHFEYQRMLQLLMGLNESYAQSSNQILNMSSISSINKAYSMIITEESRRSLANHTINVSEVHKGTALFTNKNHPNQAQFTNRIGSYPPGSINSNPTLSSNKGVSQSNSNFK comes from the coding sequence ATGGCGGTCGGAGGTGATGGCACTAGTACAGGCACAGGATTGGAAGACATTCCTGCTAATGTGAGTCAATTTCGATCTGATGCCTCAATTCCAGTAGCAGATCCAACTCGTGTTAGTACTGCAGTCATAGATCAACATCATCCATTATTCCTTCAACCTTCTGATACTCCAGGTAGCTCTTTGATCTCAATTAAGCTAATTGGATATGAAAACTATGCCTTATGGAGCAGCTCTATGCGTGTTAGTTTGCTAGGAAAAAGTAAAGTAGGTTTTGTAGATGGAAGGTACTCTAAGGATAAATTTGATGTTTCTCTTCATGAATTGTGGGAGAAGTGCAATGCTATAGTACTTTCATGGATAATGAACCCTATGAGAACAGAATTGCTGAGTGGAATGGTATATGCCACAAGTGCTCACAAAGTGTGGAGTGATCTCAGAGAAAGTTTTGAGAAGGTAAATGGCTCTAGAGTTCTGTATTTGCACAAACAGATTGCTACTCTATCACAGGGCATTTCGTCATTATCCTCCTATTTTGCAAAGCTAAAGGAACTGTGGGCTGAATTTGATGCACGTATGCCCTGCCCTGGATGTGGATGTGAAGAATCTAAAAGGTATGTGGAACACTTTGAGTATCAGAGAATGCTGCAACTCTTAATGGGACTAAACGAGTCATATGCACAGTCTAGTAATCAAATTCTGAATATGTCTTCTATTTCTTCCATAAACAAAGCCTACTCTATGATAATCACAGAAGAAAGTAGAAGATCTCTGGCTAATCATACTATAAATGTCTCTGAAGTTCATAAAGGAACTGCTCTATTCACTAACAAAAATCATCCTAATCAAGCTCAATTCACTAACAGAATTGGTTCCTATCCTCCTGGCTCTATAAACTCTAATCCAACCTTATCCAGCAACAAAGGAGTTTCACAATCTAATAGCAACTTCAAGTAG